In Mycolicibacterium alvei, a single window of DNA contains:
- a CDS encoding alpha/beta hydrolase, which translates to MHQLISQISLIHGWFPVVVQLIAALLLGAAVGWRSSRWRSRLLPVLVVSAAALAGVAYWYIDSIGVAGNAGPPELWIWIALTALAGGVAMVGWVSARWWRRTASVAAIGVCALACGLTLNMWVGYFPTMDAMWKQLTSSPLPGQTDRLTVTKMQLAHFRPPSGVLVPVTIDSQASGFSHRGELVYLPPAWFASTPPPELPAVMMIGSQLNTPADWLRAGNVLGILDGFAAAHGGNAPVFVFVDATGSFTNDTECVNGIRGNAADHLTKDVVPYLISNFGVRSDREGWGIAGWSMGGTCAVDLTVMHPDMFRSFIDIAGDLRPNAGDKAQTISRLFGGDADAWAAYDPVTIMRRHGPYSDVTAWFEVPHRGGVTHDPAANPEAQDVAATTLCDAARAEAITCSVQTAPGRHDWAFAANAFGIALPWLAGQLNTPGVDKTALPVSTLEPPTNVQAAPS; encoded by the coding sequence ATGCACCAGCTCATTTCGCAGATCTCGCTGATCCACGGCTGGTTTCCGGTAGTCGTCCAGCTGATCGCGGCACTGCTGCTGGGGGCCGCCGTGGGCTGGCGTTCGTCGCGTTGGCGCAGCCGATTGTTGCCGGTGCTGGTGGTTTCGGCGGCCGCCTTGGCGGGTGTGGCCTACTGGTACATCGACTCGATCGGGGTGGCCGGAAACGCCGGACCGCCGGAGTTGTGGATCTGGATCGCGCTGACCGCCTTGGCGGGTGGGGTCGCCATGGTGGGGTGGGTGAGTGCGCGATGGTGGCGCCGCACCGCGTCGGTCGCCGCGATCGGGGTCTGCGCGTTGGCCTGTGGACTGACGCTCAACATGTGGGTCGGGTATTTCCCGACCATGGATGCCATGTGGAAGCAGCTCACCTCGAGTCCACTGCCGGGGCAGACGGATCGGTTGACCGTCACGAAGATGCAGCTGGCGCACTTCCGGCCGCCGAGCGGCGTGCTGGTGCCGGTGACCATCGACTCGCAGGCGTCCGGGTTCAGCCACCGCGGTGAACTCGTCTACCTTCCGCCGGCGTGGTTCGCGAGCACCCCGCCGCCGGAGTTGCCTGCGGTCATGATGATCGGATCGCAACTGAATACCCCGGCCGACTGGCTGCGCGCCGGCAACGTGCTGGGCATCCTGGACGGGTTCGCCGCGGCGCACGGCGGCAACGCCCCGGTTTTCGTGTTCGTCGACGCCACCGGCTCATTCACCAACGACACCGAGTGCGTCAACGGAATCCGAGGCAACGCCGCAGACCATCTGACCAAAGATGTGGTCCCATACTTGATCTCGAACTTCGGCGTGCGTTCTGATCGTGAGGGTTGGGGGATTGCGGGCTGGTCGATGGGCGGCACCTGCGCAGTGGACCTCACGGTGATGCATCCCGACATGTTCCGGTCGTTCATCGACATCGCCGGTGACCTTCGCCCGAACGCGGGGGACAAGGCGCAGACGATCAGCCGTCTGTTCGGTGGGGATGCCGACGCCTGGGCGGCATACGATCCGGTCACCATCATGCGACGGCACGGACCGTACTCCGACGTGACGGCGTGGTTCGAGGTGCCGCACCGCGGTGGTGTCACACATGACCCGGCGGCCAACCCAGAGGCTCAAGATGTCGCTGCGACCACGCTGTGCGACGCGGCCCGCGCCGAAGCGATCACGTGCTCGGTGCAGACGGCTCCTGGCCGCCATGACTGGGCCTTCGCCGCCAACGCTTTCGGCATCGCCCTGCCGTGGCTGGCCGGCCAACTCAACACCCCCGGCGTGGATAAGACCGCGCTGCCGGTTTCGACGCTGGAGCCGCCGACGAATGTCCAGGCCGCCCCGAGTTAG
- a CDS encoding ATP-binding protein → MSHPDGPTGVDELLDRALRAAAEGDRATASLLAGQVLAVDRNNTDAEDLLAAPAEYGEIRRLTILYADLVDSTALSTRIDPETYRTVVGRYRDDVLRIVERYEGHVGSTKGDGLLASFGHPHAHEDDVHRAVQAALDITRVIAELSTRVRRRFGVEINVRVGIHRGIVYLDTAQDDVYGFAANLAARMCSLADPGSVAISESVEPLVRGSFELHARLPRHVKGVEDPVRHYRVIVERDMTRADPGPLVGREREYAHLKRCWTEAAAGTLRTPGVAIHGEAGIGKSRLAWSAVDLATQSHGIILQLLGSPFHTDVGLRPIRRLLERRCGIDRTSDPAERLQLLQAEIEQRSLDPTTVLPLLAPLLGIDPQVGYQSVSAEGRKLYGQICAAVGDYLLACVHETPALVLVEDMHWFDEDTVEVVRSLLDAELDGHVLVVMTSREQMVPASPHTDVVDLKPLSDSETDELIVALHPDATRDQRNVVRGRCDGVPLYIEEVVAKLRAQPSDLSATDGGVPDTLYEALYARLRSSSNAIRVVEAAAIIGSRVERTLLSAVVDLDEQEVEHVVGELVQSRVLEPLDNQSWRFHHELLREVAAELSPPSLRRELHSRTADTLASAAEVGNPDWPLIARHYEQAERYAEAAASYAQASANARQRGALGEALTYLSHAVTHVENSPAGPDRDRLEVHLRLGRAFLAQAAEGVFSPNAAADFERCLHLCSSDLQDDELLSTVMSLYPYYTMRADLQRALRLVESIRGSLTGPREMFLPVNDFAFGMLAWFRGEFGYARVKMDTAALTLTEEGARALDAMLFMPNDPTAGLYTHLALSRCLDGDLAGVDAQLRNAGRRCAEMPFPKGAFSLAYTRQAEVLIRIEAGDLDRAAHAAVELGAIGEQHGFDSWELAGAAQHATVNALIALSDPSADAAALAPHIALLTGFVDTWRAVGVIALITFYDALLARLLIAAGQFEEAQARLQTGLELARQTGMHFYDAELTRLRALTTEDPESRHAALVEAMELGRGQDARVFELRAATDYFSLLGEPARETLAAALHRFPADCAWPDVVHARTMLG, encoded by the coding sequence ATCTGGTCGACTCCACCGCCTTGTCCACGAGGATCGATCCGGAGACCTATCGAACCGTCGTCGGGCGTTACCGAGACGACGTACTGCGAATCGTCGAGCGATACGAGGGTCACGTCGGTTCGACCAAGGGTGACGGACTACTGGCCTCCTTCGGCCACCCCCACGCCCACGAGGACGACGTCCACCGGGCGGTGCAGGCAGCCCTCGACATCACGCGAGTCATCGCCGAGCTGAGCACCCGCGTCCGGCGTCGCTTCGGCGTCGAGATCAACGTCAGAGTCGGGATACATCGAGGAATCGTGTACCTCGATACCGCACAGGACGATGTCTACGGATTCGCGGCGAACCTCGCCGCCCGGATGTGCAGTCTCGCCGACCCCGGTTCCGTGGCGATATCGGAGTCCGTGGAACCGCTCGTCCGCGGGTCATTCGAACTGCACGCGCGGCTGCCGAGGCACGTCAAAGGCGTCGAAGATCCTGTCCGCCATTACCGGGTGATCGTCGAACGCGATATGACCCGCGCGGACCCGGGCCCGTTGGTCGGACGAGAACGCGAGTACGCGCATCTCAAACGATGCTGGACCGAAGCTGCCGCCGGGACACTGCGGACTCCGGGTGTGGCGATTCACGGCGAGGCCGGCATCGGCAAGAGCCGGTTGGCATGGTCAGCCGTCGACCTGGCCACGCAGTCGCACGGAATCATCCTGCAGTTGCTCGGATCGCCGTTCCACACCGATGTCGGGTTGCGGCCGATCCGCCGCCTGCTCGAGCGTCGTTGCGGCATCGACCGGACGTCGGACCCGGCAGAACGCCTGCAGCTTCTGCAGGCCGAGATCGAGCAGCGTTCACTCGACCCGACCACCGTGCTACCGCTGTTGGCGCCTCTGCTCGGGATCGACCCGCAGGTCGGATATCAATCTGTTTCTGCCGAAGGCCGCAAGCTCTACGGCCAGATCTGTGCCGCCGTTGGCGATTACCTGCTGGCGTGCGTGCACGAGACCCCCGCGCTCGTGCTTGTCGAGGACATGCACTGGTTCGATGAGGACACCGTTGAGGTTGTCCGGTCTCTCCTCGACGCCGAGCTCGACGGACATGTGCTGGTGGTCATGACCAGCCGGGAGCAGATGGTGCCGGCAAGCCCGCACACCGACGTAGTCGACCTGAAGCCGCTGAGCGACAGCGAAACCGACGAACTTATCGTCGCCCTTCACCCCGATGCGACGCGCGATCAACGGAACGTCGTGCGGGGGCGGTGCGACGGAGTGCCGCTGTACATCGAAGAGGTGGTGGCCAAGCTCAGAGCCCAACCGTCGGACCTGTCCGCTACCGACGGCGGAGTGCCGGACACCCTCTACGAGGCGCTGTATGCGCGACTCCGGTCGAGCAGCAATGCGATCAGGGTGGTTGAGGCTGCGGCGATTATTGGTAGTCGCGTGGAGCGCACCCTGCTGTCCGCGGTGGTGGATCTCGACGAGCAGGAAGTGGAGCACGTCGTCGGAGAACTGGTGCAGAGCCGCGTACTTGAGCCGCTCGACAACCAAAGCTGGCGATTTCACCACGAACTGTTACGTGAGGTGGCGGCGGAACTGTCGCCACCGAGCCTACGGCGCGAGCTTCACAGTCGCACCGCCGACACGTTGGCATCCGCAGCAGAGGTCGGCAATCCGGACTGGCCACTGATCGCGCGCCACTATGAGCAGGCCGAGCGTTATGCCGAGGCGGCGGCAAGCTATGCGCAGGCGTCTGCCAATGCCCGTCAGCGCGGTGCACTCGGGGAGGCCTTGACCTACCTGAGCCATGCCGTGACGCACGTCGAGAATTCGCCGGCCGGACCAGACCGCGATCGCCTCGAGGTCCATCTGCGCTTGGGGCGCGCCTTCCTTGCCCAGGCAGCTGAGGGGGTGTTCAGCCCCAATGCCGCAGCCGACTTCGAGCGCTGTCTTCACCTGTGCAGCAGCGACCTTCAGGACGACGAACTGCTGTCGACGGTGATGTCGCTCTATCCGTACTACACCATGCGGGCAGATCTCCAACGTGCACTGCGACTGGTCGAATCCATCAGGGGCAGCCTCACCGGACCGCGAGAGATGTTCCTGCCGGTCAACGATTTCGCCTTCGGGATGCTGGCCTGGTTTCGCGGTGAGTTCGGCTATGCGCGGGTCAAGATGGACACTGCAGCACTGACGCTGACCGAGGAAGGCGCACGGGCCCTCGACGCAATGCTGTTCATGCCCAACGATCCGACCGCTGGTTTGTACACCCACCTCGCGTTGAGCCGCTGCCTGGACGGCGACCTGGCGGGTGTCGATGCCCAGCTGCGGAATGCCGGACGTCGCTGTGCCGAAATGCCTTTCCCCAAGGGTGCATTCAGCTTGGCGTATACCCGCCAGGCCGAGGTATTGATACGTATCGAGGCCGGCGACCTCGATCGGGCTGCCCACGCGGCAGTCGAACTCGGCGCAATCGGCGAGCAACACGGCTTCGACTCGTGGGAGCTTGCCGGAGCAGCGCAACACGCGACCGTGAATGCACTGATCGCACTGTCCGACCCCTCCGCGGATGCTGCCGCGCTCGCCCCCCACATCGCGTTGCTGACCGGTTTCGTCGACACCTGGCGTGCGGTGGGGGTGATTGCCCTCATCACGTTCTACGATGCACTGCTGGCCCGATTGCTGATCGCGGCAGGACAATTCGAGGAGGCGCAGGCCAGACTGCAGACTGGTCTGGAGCTGGCCCGCCAGACGGGAATGCACTTTTACGACGCCGAGCTGACGAGGCTCCGTGCGCTCACCACTGAGGACCCGGAGTCTCGTCACGCCGCATTGGTAGAGGCCATGGAGCTGGGCCGCGGCCAGGATGCGCGCGTCTTCGAACTACGGGCTGCCACTGACTATTTCAGCTTGCTCGGTGAGCCGGCAAGGGAGACGCTCGCCGCAGCGCTGCACCGGTTCCCCGCCGACTGCGCCTGGCCCGATGTGGTCCACGCCAGGACAATGCTCGGGTGA
- a CDS encoding FAD-dependent oxidoreductase: protein MRRPGGKVAILGGGMAGLSAAWRLSEPGWHDRFDSITVYQRGWRLGGKGASSRGENDRIEEHGLHVWLGSYENAFTVLRECYAELDRATTDPLCPIRTWNEAIVPADNPGLAEQWGTDWLTWLGTHPRNEFLPGEPGGTGQEITVVEFVQRAVQLVIAFTDSLRGATPADLELTASAEQPASSAPPAVSAVQRGILAALLAIAEPQVRRGPPGKLLERAVDAVRMVIDYEDRPDHRRSWLLISLVVAAVRGVIADNLITHPNGFRAINDEEFGDWVLRHGGHPDVLDSAFVRGLYDLVFGYERGDPQRPAVAAGVMVFLIGFVLFEYKGAIFWKMTAGMGEVVMAPLYQALRKRGVQFEFFHRVDSLHVDDRGVTVDAITLGRQVLLADGVDHYDPLVDVGGLAVFPSAPRGDQIQERPGLEDLESHYAVRDDIETTVLQRGKDFDHVVLAVSLGMIPVVAAELIEDRPDWQEMVAKVKTVATQAFQLWLRPDEHTLGWSNPGATITAYARPFETWASMPQTLWTENWPGSDHPGSVAYFCGSLDAPWPVDMDHSGYVRRYRNRVLRDAADYVDRYLGLYFPNAVSEQGFNWELLCGNNGQRGAAAMATQHVSVNIDPSDRYVQSVPGSDKYRLRPDESGYDNLILAGDWTDCGLNAGCIEAAVMSGLEAANALLGHGRYHRIRGFYLS from the coding sequence GTGAGGCGCCCCGGCGGGAAGGTCGCCATCCTTGGCGGCGGCATGGCCGGTCTGAGCGCGGCCTGGCGGCTGAGCGAGCCGGGCTGGCACGATCGGTTCGATTCCATCACCGTCTATCAGCGGGGCTGGCGGTTGGGTGGCAAGGGGGCGTCGAGCCGCGGCGAGAACGACCGGATCGAGGAACACGGACTGCATGTCTGGCTCGGATCGTACGAGAACGCGTTCACCGTGCTGCGTGAGTGCTACGCCGAACTGGACAGAGCCACAACGGATCCCTTGTGCCCGATCCGGACCTGGAACGAGGCTATTGTTCCCGCGGACAATCCCGGCTTGGCCGAGCAGTGGGGTACCGATTGGCTGACCTGGCTGGGCACGCACCCTCGCAACGAGTTCCTGCCGGGCGAACCCGGGGGCACCGGTCAAGAGATCACGGTGGTGGAATTCGTGCAGCGGGCCGTGCAGTTGGTCATCGCGTTCACCGACTCGCTGCGCGGTGCGACTCCGGCAGATCTGGAGCTGACTGCCTCGGCGGAACAGCCGGCATCATCGGCGCCTCCTGCGGTCAGCGCCGTGCAGCGGGGGATCCTTGCCGCCCTGCTGGCGATCGCAGAGCCGCAGGTACGCAGGGGCCCACCGGGCAAGCTCCTTGAACGCGCGGTGGATGCGGTCCGCATGGTGATCGACTATGAGGATCGCCCCGACCACCGGCGTAGCTGGCTGCTGATCTCGCTTGTCGTCGCAGCGGTCCGCGGTGTGATCGCCGACAATCTCATCACGCATCCGAACGGGTTCAGGGCCATCAACGATGAGGAGTTCGGTGACTGGGTGCTGCGCCACGGCGGCCACCCCGATGTACTCGATTCAGCCTTCGTACGTGGACTTTACGACCTGGTGTTCGGCTACGAGCGCGGTGATCCGCAGCGGCCCGCGGTGGCTGCCGGCGTGATGGTCTTCCTGATCGGATTCGTCCTGTTCGAATACAAGGGGGCGATCTTCTGGAAGATGACGGCCGGAATGGGCGAAGTCGTCATGGCCCCGCTCTACCAGGCACTGCGGAAACGGGGTGTGCAGTTCGAGTTCTTCCACCGGGTGGATTCACTGCATGTCGATGACCGGGGCGTGACGGTGGATGCGATCACACTGGGTCGTCAGGTGCTCCTTGCGGACGGGGTCGACCACTACGATCCCTTGGTCGATGTCGGTGGGCTCGCCGTATTTCCCAGCGCACCGCGCGGTGACCAGATCCAGGAGCGACCAGGACTGGAAGACCTCGAGTCGCATTACGCCGTCCGTGACGACATCGAGACCACGGTTCTGCAGCGGGGCAAAGACTTCGATCACGTCGTACTGGCGGTGTCACTGGGCATGATTCCCGTTGTCGCGGCAGAACTCATCGAGGACCGTCCGGATTGGCAAGAGATGGTCGCGAAGGTGAAGACCGTGGCAACACAGGCCTTCCAGTTGTGGCTTCGCCCGGACGAACACACGCTGGGTTGGTCGAATCCTGGTGCGACGATCACCGCATATGCTCGACCATTCGAGACGTGGGCGTCGATGCCGCAGACGCTGTGGACCGAGAACTGGCCCGGCTCCGATCATCCTGGCTCCGTTGCCTACTTCTGCGGCAGCCTCGACGCGCCATGGCCCGTGGACATGGACCACTCCGGCTACGTCCGCCGATATCGCAACCGCGTACTCCGGGACGCCGCTGATTACGTGGACCGATATCTCGGGCTCTACTTCCCGAACGCCGTATCCGAGCAGGGCTTCAATTGGGAACTGTTGTGCGGCAACAACGGCCAGCGAGGCGCCGCGGCGATGGCCACCCAGCACGTCAGCGTGAACATCGACCCGTCCGACCGCTACGTGCAATCGGTGCCCGGTAGTGACAAGTACCGGTTGCGGCCCGACGAGAGCGGCTACGACAACCTGATCCTGGCCGGCGATTGGACGGACTGCGGCCTCAACGCCGGTTGTATCGAGGCTGCGGTGATGTCTGGTCTCGAGGCAGCCAATGCGTTGCTCGGTCACGGGCGCTATCACCGCATACGCGGGTTCTACCTGTCATGA